The following coding sequences lie in one Desulfatiglans anilini DSM 4660 genomic window:
- a CDS encoding transposase, producing the protein MQKYRLRILTGSIQEAYEAAIQLICEFAGCEVVVLKVQPNHVDLVSMIPSKFGISQVFK; encoded by the coding sequence GTGCAGAAATATCGCTTGCGGATATTGACTGGATCGATACAAGAGGCATACGAGGCAGCCATCCAATTGATCTGCGAGTTTGCGGGCTGTGAAGTTGTTGTGCTGAAGGTACAGCCAAATCATGTTGATCTTGTGTCAATGATTCCTTCCAAATTCGGGATAAGCCAGGTTTTTAAGTGA